A single Candidatus Aegiribacteria sp. DNA region contains:
- a CDS encoding S8 family peptidase, with amino-acid sequence MKAIAFLMLFTAMAFTGTITPELSEMMEETDAGNLIRVLIKPIGMVDVEYVMNATRGMDRAQTREFAAEVMKDRAASSQAGILEQIASLPTGSVEDVHPFWIVNAIALSMTPEAIAEISDRDDILYIRFMRRSDILIEPVDEYTQERAPKANAWGVDKIGAPDVWAMGYYGSGIVVSVVDTGVNYNHVDLHNQMWHDTPAGYHYGWDFDDNDGDPMDTYGHGTHCAGSVASNGNAGTTCGVAPSATIMALRVGVTFSDEQDVWDAFQFSIDYGADVISTSLGWPQSQNPDRFTWRETENNVLAAGICHSIAAGNEAGNPGTPGDIRTPGDVPPPWLHPDQTTIGGLSAVVTVGATDSNDNIASFSSRGYSTWMYESPWFDYSDVSPYIGLIDPDISGPGVDITSCSNTNNTGYTTMSGTSMATPHLAGCMALVLEANPALSPAQVDSVLEVTALDLGDTGKDNVFGAGRVQIYEAVLAALNVGVDGSTGSTPESGLILSVAGSNPSFGSLMFDLYTGVSADMDISVFDITGRKVAIIQNGSVSQGNHSFTWSVPGNIGNGIYFLRASSNQGSVSERFTLLR; translated from the coding sequence GAATGGATCGTGCTCAAACGCGCGAATTCGCAGCCGAGGTCATGAAAGACAGGGCAGCGAGTTCTCAGGCGGGAATCCTTGAACAGATCGCATCTCTTCCAACCGGAAGCGTTGAGGATGTTCATCCCTTCTGGATCGTCAATGCTATCGCTTTATCAATGACACCCGAAGCAATCGCTGAGATTTCAGATAGGGACGATATCCTCTACATCCGTTTCATGCGGAGAAGCGATATACTCATTGAACCTGTGGATGAATACACTCAGGAACGCGCTCCAAAGGCAAATGCATGGGGAGTCGATAAGATCGGTGCTCCCGACGTCTGGGCCATGGGATACTATGGCAGCGGAATCGTTGTCAGTGTTGTCGATACCGGAGTAAACTACAACCATGTTGATCTGCATAATCAAATGTGGCACGATACACCTGCCGGATATCACTACGGATGGGACTTCGATGATAACGATGGTGATCCCATGGACACTTACGGACATGGAACTCATTGCGCCGGCAGCGTCGCAAGTAATGGAAACGCCGGCACGACCTGCGGTGTAGCTCCCTCAGCAACTATTATGGCTCTGAGAGTCGGTGTTACTTTTTCAGATGAGCAGGACGTCTGGGACGCCTTCCAGTTCAGTATCGACTACGGAGCAGATGTTATTTCCACTTCTCTCGGATGGCCTCAGAGTCAGAATCCAGACCGTTTTACCTGGCGCGAAACTGAGAACAATGTTCTCGCAGCAGGTATCTGCCATTCAATAGCAGCTGGAAATGAAGCCGGAAATCCCGGAACACCGGGTGACATCCGCACACCGGGCGATGTGCCTCCACCCTGGCTTCATCCCGACCAGACAACAATCGGCGGGCTCAGCGCGGTTGTTACTGTAGGCGCGACCGACAGTAATGACAACATCGCGAGTTTCTCCAGTCGCGGTTACTCAACCTGGATGTATGAATCACCCTGGTTCGACTATTCTGATGTATCACCGTATATCGGATTAATCGATCCTGATATCTCAGGTCCAGGAGTCGATATCACAAGTTGCAGTAACACAAACAATACCGGATATACAACCATGAGCGGTACATCCATGGCAACACCACATCTCGCTGGCTGCATGGCTCTTGTTCTTGAAGCCAATCCTGCTCTGTCACCCGCGCAGGTCGACTCAGTTCTTGAAGTTACGGCTCTCGATCTTGGTGATACGGGCAAGGACAATGTTTTCGGCGCAGGCAGAGTACAAATATACGAAGCGGTTCTGGCCGCGCTCAATGTTGGTGTTGATGGATCAACCGGTTCGACTCCCGAATCAGGACTCATCCTGTCCGTAGCCGGATCAAACCCTTCGTTTGGATCTTTGATGTTCGATCTATATACAGGAGTATCCGCTGATATGGATATCTCTGTTTTCGATATCACAGGCAGAAAAGTTGCCATTATTCAGAACGGTTCCGTCTCTCAGGGAAATCACAGTTTCACCTGGAGCGTTCCCGGGAACATCGGTAACGGCATCTACTTCCTGAGAGCTTCGAGCAATCAGGGTTCGGTTTCAGAAAGGTTCACACTTCTCAGATAG